AAACCCCGGCCGATCTTATCAAATTTACCGACATGACGAACCCTGGCACGCCTCTCTCCGCGCTCAATCTCTCCCACGGCTCCATCGTCTTCCTCACCTACGAGGGCGAGCGCACCGTCTCCGGCCCGGCCTTCCACCCCGCCGGCTCGTTCGGCCGCAAGATGACCATGGACGACCTTATCGCCAAGCAGATGCGCGTCACGCGCCAGGAGAACCCGCATTGCGAGCTCGTCTCGTTCGACCGCGACTGCGCCAACGCGTTCCAGAACTACGTGAACGATACGCTCGCGTTCGCCGTGAAGCGGGCTGGGTTCATGTACGGCACCGTTTCGGACGTGGGCAAGGTCGAGGTGGACTTCATCTACGAGCCGCCACAGCAAGGGACTGAAGAGAATTTGCTGATTCTGAGAGACCAAGATGAGGAAAAGCTCGTGGAAGCGATCGCGATGGGGTTGGGGATGAGGAGGGTCGGGTTCATATTCACGCAGACGATCAGTCAGGACAAGAAGGACTACACTTTGTCGAACCGCGAGGTGCTTCAGGCGGCGGAGTTTCATGCCGAGAGCGGCTTGAAGGAGTGGATCACGGCCGTGGTGAAGCTGGAAGTGAACGAGGACGGTGGGGCTGATGTGCACTTCGAGGCGTTTCAGATGAGCGATGTGTGTGTTAGGTTGTTCAAGGAAGGGTGGTTCGTGACCGAGATTGCTGAGGACGCCGATCCGAAGCTGTCGAAGATGAAGAAGGATGTAATGGTTGGGGTGAAGGATACTAGGGAGGTTGACAATGATTTTTTCTTGGTGGTGGTTAAGATTTTCGATCACCAGGTATGTCTAGATCGACTACATTACTCAAATCTTTTACTTGCTTTCAATTCATGTTCTTGGGGTCGCTTTATCTGTATTGAATTGTTGTTACGTTTTTCCTATAAgaaattttcaatcttttttggTTTTAGCAAGTATACAAATTGTGAGCTTTTAAGGCTTGTGATAGGGCACTTTTAGCATCATTGTTAATGACACGGATTGCTTGTTGGGGTTTATCATTTATGTTATCTTAGTAAATCTTATCTTAGTAAAGTTTTTTGTAAGTATGGTATCTTAGAAAAGTCCAATTGTCagtattttgttttcttttctcaaaacaaagACATTAACTAACAACTGAAATACAAAACActctaaaaatacaaaaacagtTTTCACGTTTTTTTCACATcagaacattttttcaaaaaaaaactgCTCCCTTGAGACGTTAACCAAGTAAGTCTTTGCTTTAGATTTTGACGAGGGGCACTCATGCCTTTTCCTCAAGGTGGGAGTAGTTGTAGAAGAAAACTTTTAGCACTTACCCGCAGAGGAAGTGAGAAAAAGAATTAATAGGGAAAATTTTGACGTTGAGGATTTTGAGGTTAAAATTAAGAGCCGCATGATGAAGTCTGCCTTCTTTTCCACCAGGGTGTAATCTCTCATTTGTTCAAACAAAAGTTAAAGCATGAGCATAATTATTATTGGCATAAGAGATTCTGGCGCATGTGATGTCTGTAATAGTAAGGAGTTAGTGATAGATTGCTGACCCATGGCCAATCAATAGGCTTGTAGCACCGCTAACAACTAGACTAGGCCTTGACTAGGAAATATAGCATCAGGGATTGCAAGTTAAAGAGCCTTTTTATGTCAATCATGCCTATAATCACTTTTGTTAAATTCATAATCGTAATTTTTGGATATCTACAATTGTCATCCCAAAACAACAAATGAATTTAGTTCCTGCACTCCTTCCTTTTTCTCCATTTATTAACATGGCAGAAACTTCTAGTTCATGCATCAAATTCCCAATATTGTGAAGCCTTGCCCTGGGATTTTTTTTGCtggttaaaatttttttttttttaattttaagtaagaaattttattaaaaagcgtaaggcgcccctaagtacaccgagGGTATACACAGGAACCACCAAAGCCAActcacaaaaggaaaaaaaacccaaacaaacccacaaggatcaaccctaaaacccgaaacccacaaggagcacCCATAGcccaaaaaacagaagaagcccccatcaaacacccaaacccaCCCTGAAAGTACCCTAACCCAACAAACCCCCTAAAACCCGCAAGAAAACCCGAACAACCCTCCCAAAAAGACACCCACAACCCAAAATACATAtgaaaatcaaatccaaaataCAAAGCAAACCCGAAATACAAAGAACAGCCAGAGCATCAAAATACTCTAAACTTTCATTCTCATCCTCCACTGTTCAATTCTATTTCATGCATCAAATTCCCATTATTGTAAAGCATTGCCCTGGGCTTTTTTAACTGGTTAAACTTCAAAATAGGTTAACTTTTTATTCTTGTTTGTGTTACATTGGAGAATTTTCTAAAGCTTCTTCTTTCAGCTAGTTTATGCTCTAGTTGTACTGCTCTGTTGTGCTGTTTATGGGTAAaggtttaaatgattaaattactagTCGTaatccttttcttcttcttttcttttttaatgtttctcttgatttttaggcatattttgtaaaaaaaataaaatagattatTTCTTTATATACATCACCCCCAATCCCCAAAAGCCTATGTGGCGTGGTCCTCCCAACCAAAAAATCAATCTCCATGCATCAAATACTACG
Above is a genomic segment from Alnus glutinosa chromosome 12, dhAlnGlut1.1, whole genome shotgun sequence containing:
- the LOC133851553 gene encoding NPL4-like protein 1, encoding MMLRVRSRDGLERVSIENPQITVSQLKTLIQSQLRIPVDNQTLSTNQNLLLAKTPADLIKFTDMTNPGTPLSALNLSHGSIVFLTYEGERTVSGPAFHPAGSFGRKMTMDDLIAKQMRVTRQENPHCELVSFDRDCANAFQNYVNDTLAFAVKRAGFMYGTVSDVGKVEVDFIYEPPQQGTEENLLILRDQDEEKLVEAIAMGLGMRRVGFIFTQTISQDKKDYTLSNREVLQAAEFHAESGLKEWITAVVKLEVNEDGGADVHFEAFQMSDVCVRLFKEGWFVTEIAEDADPKLSKMKKDVMVGVKDTREVDNDFFLVVVKIFDHQGPLSSSFPIENRNIPLTLRALKNHLDRTRSLSFVKRISDFHLLLLLARFLDLSSDVPALAECVQGQSAVPEGYQLLIESLASS